One window from the genome of Dyadobacter sp. CECT 9275 encodes:
- the pafA gene encoding alkaline phosphatase PafA: protein MAAGAVAAQAPKKVVSKSTALARPKLVVGIVVDQMRFDYLYRYYDQYTEGGFKRMMNEGFNCRNNHYSYAITVTAAGHASAYTGSIPAINGIVGNEWYDVAKGQGVYCVEDTTVKTVGSSNVSAGKASPRNLLTSTVTDQLRIATNFRSKTIGISIKDRGSILPAGHTANGSYWFDSNTGNWVTSTYYMEELPQWVKDYNAKKMPSAYLRKGWQLLLPASEYKQSSPDDVPWEGKLPGAKKPVFPYELAGLAGDAFGVVTNTPWGNTITKELAIEAVKGENLGRNGETDFLAISFSTPDKIGHSAGPNSVEQQDDFLRLDREFSELFSFLDGWVGKGEYTVFLTADHGVVDVPGFAMEHKLAAGLANRGNFTKILNKSLEESFGKEKFVIAYENNQLYLDHKLLRSKKITIAQVTEVIREALLREPGIADVVDLSNMGTSPLNTYQLELIKNNVNAKRSGDIQILTQPGWLYGGSTGTSHGTPYNYDTQVPFVLFGWGVNKGETLKRTSVSDIAPTISALLHILPPSGNIGTPVIEALKK from the coding sequence ATGGCCGCGGGGGCAGTTGCCGCACAGGCGCCCAAAAAAGTTGTTTCCAAGTCAACGGCACTTGCCCGTCCGAAACTGGTGGTTGGTATTGTGGTAGACCAGATGCGCTTCGATTATCTCTACAGATATTACGATCAGTATACCGAAGGTGGTTTTAAGAGAATGATGAACGAGGGCTTTAACTGCCGGAACAATCATTACAGTTATGCCATTACCGTCACCGCGGCGGGGCATGCCTCTGCTTATACGGGCTCCATTCCGGCGATTAACGGGATTGTGGGGAATGAATGGTATGATGTGGCCAAGGGTCAGGGTGTCTATTGCGTGGAGGATACCACGGTTAAAACGGTGGGTAGCAGTAACGTCAGTGCAGGAAAAGCCTCTCCTCGGAATCTTCTGACGAGTACCGTTACAGATCAGCTCAGGATTGCAACCAATTTCCGGTCTAAAACGATCGGAATTTCGATTAAAGACAGAGGATCAATCCTTCCTGCGGGACACACCGCAAACGGATCGTACTGGTTTGATTCCAATACGGGAAACTGGGTTACCAGTACCTATTACATGGAGGAACTGCCGCAATGGGTGAAAGATTATAATGCAAAAAAAATGCCCTCTGCCTATCTGAGAAAAGGATGGCAATTGCTTCTTCCGGCCAGTGAATACAAGCAAAGCTCACCCGACGACGTGCCTTGGGAGGGGAAATTGCCGGGAGCGAAGAAACCCGTTTTTCCTTACGAACTGGCGGGCCTGGCCGGAGATGCTTTTGGAGTAGTAACCAATACTCCGTGGGGTAATACCATTACAAAAGAACTTGCAATAGAAGCCGTTAAAGGGGAAAATCTGGGCAGAAACGGAGAGACAGATTTTCTGGCCATCAGTTTTTCTACACCCGATAAAATCGGACACAGTGCCGGCCCCAATTCTGTAGAACAGCAGGATGATTTCCTTCGCCTGGATCGTGAGTTTTCAGAATTGTTTAGCTTTCTGGACGGATGGGTTGGCAAAGGTGAATACACTGTTTTTCTAACGGCTGATCATGGCGTGGTAGACGTACCTGGTTTTGCCATGGAACATAAGCTGGCGGCTGGTCTGGCTAACAGAGGTAATTTTACCAAAATCCTGAACAAGAGCCTGGAAGAGTCTTTCGGGAAGGAAAAGTTTGTGATTGCCTATGAAAATAATCAGTTGTATCTGGATCACAAATTGCTGAGAAGCAAAAAGATAACCATCGCTCAGGTTACGGAAGTAATCAGGGAAGCACTGCTGCGGGAGCCCGGCATTGCAGACGTTGTGGACCTATCGAATATGGGTACTTCGCCTTTGAACACTTACCAGCTTGAGCTGATCAAAAACAATGTGAATGCGAAGCGGAGTGGAGATATACAGATACTTACACAGCCCGGCTGGCTTTATGGTGGCAGTACGGGTACTTCGCATGGTACGCCCTATAACTACGATACCCAGGTACCTTTTGTTCTTTTCGGATGGGGGGTTAACAAAGGAGAAACATTGAAGAGAACTTCCGTTTCGGATATTGCTCCCACCATTTCTGCCTTGCTGCACATTCTTCCTCCAAGCGGGAACATCGGAACACCGGTGATAGAAGCATTGAAGAAATAA
- the pafA gene encoding alkaline phosphatase PafA, producing MKAPRSLFWHFALAFFLLEAGQEAFSQAAKKTVPQSSALARPKLVVGIVVDQMRYDYLYRYYDKYKEGGLKRLMNEGFNCRNNHYHYALTVTAAGHSAVYTGSLPAINGIVGNDWYDKAKGQNVYCTDDHSVATVGSSNVSVGKMSPRNLLVTTVTDQLRIATNFRSKTIGVAIKDRASILPAGHAASGAYWFDSKTGNFVTSTYYMQDLPQWVKDYNAKKMPAAYLTKGWNLLLPLDKYTQSTKDDEPWEAKLPGVQKPVFPYELAGTSGDAYGVVTSTPWGNTMTKDMAIAAIKGENLGKGGDTDFLAVSFSTPDRIGHAFGPNSVEQEDNYLKLDMEFADFFSFLDTWAGNGNYTVFLTADHGAMDVPAFWQEHHLPAGLMHPTTLTRTIVKAINDAYGEGEYVLSFENYQLYLNNKLLAEKKIKVEDVYNVVKEALVPVQGVADVINLKDMGRAPLNTYQLEMFKNNINAKRSGDIQIIVQPGWFASSYDTGTDHGTPYNYDTHVPFILYGWGVNKGETLRRTTIADIAPTISALLHILPPSGNVGNPVPEALKK from the coding sequence ATGAAAGCACCACGCTCATTATTCTGGCACTTTGCACTGGCCTTTTTCTTATTGGAGGCTGGGCAGGAGGCTTTTAGCCAGGCCGCAAAAAAAACTGTTCCGCAATCTTCAGCCTTGGCTCGTCCCAAACTTGTTGTAGGTATTGTGGTGGATCAGATGCGTTATGATTATCTGTACCGATATTACGATAAGTACAAAGAAGGAGGCTTAAAACGGCTTATGAATGAGGGGTTCAATTGCCGGAACAATCACTATCACTACGCCCTGACCGTTACGGCTGCCGGTCATTCCGCAGTTTATACGGGGTCGTTGCCGGCAATCAATGGTATTGTTGGGAATGACTGGTATGATAAGGCAAAAGGCCAGAACGTTTATTGTACCGATGATCATTCGGTGGCTACGGTGGGCAGCTCCAATGTGTCGGTCGGTAAAATGTCACCCAGGAATCTCCTGGTCACTACCGTAACCGACCAGTTGCGTATCGCCACCAATTTTCGATCCAAAACCATCGGGGTAGCCATTAAGGATCGTGCGTCAATCCTTCCGGCGGGTCATGCTGCCAGCGGGGCTTACTGGTTTGATTCCAAAACCGGAAACTTCGTGACCAGTACCTACTATATGCAGGATCTTCCGCAATGGGTGAAGGATTATAACGCCAAAAAAATGCCCGCCGCCTATTTGACCAAAGGCTGGAACCTGCTGCTGCCTCTTGACAAATATACCCAAAGTACTAAGGACGATGAACCCTGGGAGGCTAAGCTGCCGGGTGTACAAAAGCCTGTTTTTCCATACGAACTGGCTGGGACGTCCGGTGACGCTTATGGCGTGGTGACATCAACACCCTGGGGAAATACCATGACGAAGGATATGGCCATTGCGGCTATCAAAGGGGAAAATCTGGGAAAAGGTGGGGACACTGATTTTCTGGCTGTAAGTTTCTCTACCCCTGACCGTATCGGCCACGCTTTTGGCCCTAACTCTGTGGAGCAGGAGGATAACTATCTGAAACTGGATATGGAATTCGCTGATTTTTTTAGTTTCCTGGATACCTGGGCCGGCAACGGAAATTATACGGTATTCCTCACTGCCGACCATGGCGCAATGGACGTACCGGCGTTCTGGCAGGAGCACCATCTTCCGGCAGGTCTGATGCACCCTACCACATTGACCAGAACCATTGTGAAGGCCATAAACGATGCATATGGAGAAGGGGAATATGTACTCTCGTTTGAAAACTACCAGTTGTATCTTAATAATAAGTTGCTGGCAGAGAAGAAAATAAAGGTTGAGGATGTTTATAACGTCGTGAAAGAAGCGCTTGTGCCGGTTCAGGGCGTAGCAGATGTGATTAATCTGAAGGATATGGGACGCGCTCCTTTGAATACCTATCAGCTCGAAATGTTTAAGAATAATATCAATGCCAAAAGGAGCGGAGATATCCAGATCATCGTGCAGCCGGGCTGGTTTGCTTCTAGTTATGACACAGGTACCGACCATGGTACGCCTTATAATTATGATACCCACGTACCTTTCATACTATATGGATGGGGTGTAAACAAAGGCGAAACCCTGAGGAGAACAACCATTGCCGATATTGCTCCGACTATCTCGGCCCTGCTGCACATTCTGCCGCCCAGCGGAAATGTTGGTAATCCTGTGCCGGAAGCATTGAAGAAGTAA
- a CDS encoding M16 family metallopeptidase: MISKKIGSKALGIVLISAMLSNSLTAQDLPRGVKKITSVEGITEYNLENGLKVLLFPDPSKPTVTVNITYNVGSRHEGYGEAGMAHLLEHLVFKGTPKHPNVPQELTEHGARPNGTTWYDRTNYYETFSSSEENLKWALDLEADRMVNSFIAKKDLDTEFSVVRNEFESGENNPFRVLMQRVADAAYSWHNYGKSTIGNRSDIEKYPIENIQAFYKKYYQPDNAVLMVAGKFDESKTLGMISEYFGKIPKPTRILPATYTQEPVQDGERTVTVRRTGDVQMVMAAYHIAPGSHADYPPTEVLNEYLTAEPYGKLYKNLVEKKKATSVFNLTFQLHDPGYAILGMEVLKEKSVEEAKADFLATLDSAAKVKPSAEDVERAKTALLKNWDLTFRNSERVGLGISEFIAVGDWRLAYLFRDQIRKVTADDVFRIAQLYLKPSNRTVGVFIPEANSSRTEVPEAPDVAALVKDYKGEAQVDQGEAFDPSPANIDTRTVRVEKPNTIELALLPKKTRGNVVVGRITLRYGDEKSLMNKGAVPALTVSLLNKGTKTKTNQQVKDEFDKLNARVGFSGGPNQVIVTIETTKANLPAVIKLVTEILKEPRLDAGEFEKIKEEEIAGIESQRSDPQAIAFTQYQRAVTPFPKGDPRYVGTFDEDIAEIKAATIDQVKQFYKDFYGASNATASIVGDFDKDEIQKLLTSGLGSWKSAKPFKRLVSPFVAAKPENTSIEAPDKANAFFVAGFPMPLQDTDPDYPALILGNYMLGQGVLNSRLSTRIRQKDGLSYGVYSQLSASPLDKNGSFMAYAIYAPQNVEKLEQAFKEEVERAVKDGFTAEEIKAAKSGYLQSRPVGRAQDASLSATLNNNLYLDRTMNWDADFEKKIESLTPEQIKAAFNKYIDYNKLVIVKAGDFAKAKKGAAEATPPAAVGGSGKK; this comes from the coding sequence ATGATCAGCAAAAAAATTGGCTCAAAGGCACTGGGTATAGTGCTTATTTCTGCAATGCTGTCCAATTCTCTTACCGCCCAGGATTTGCCCAGGGGAGTGAAGAAGATTACCTCCGTGGAAGGAATTACAGAATACAATCTTGAAAACGGGTTAAAAGTATTGCTGTTTCCGGATCCCTCCAAACCCACTGTCACTGTTAACATCACTTACAACGTAGGGTCCCGGCATGAGGGTTACGGTGAAGCTGGTATGGCGCATTTACTGGAGCATCTTGTTTTTAAGGGAACGCCCAAGCATCCGAATGTACCACAGGAACTGACAGAACATGGTGCCAGGCCCAACGGTACCACCTGGTATGACCGCACCAACTATTACGAAACATTTTCGTCCTCGGAGGAGAATCTGAAATGGGCGCTGGACCTGGAAGCGGACAGGATGGTAAATTCCTTCATCGCCAAGAAGGACCTGGATACGGAGTTCAGTGTGGTGCGTAATGAATTTGAATCCGGCGAGAACAACCCATTCAGAGTACTGATGCAGCGGGTTGCGGATGCGGCATACTCATGGCACAATTACGGAAAATCGACGATCGGCAACCGATCAGATATTGAGAAGTATCCGATTGAAAACATCCAGGCTTTTTACAAAAAATATTACCAGCCAGACAATGCCGTGCTGATGGTGGCAGGTAAATTCGATGAAAGTAAAACGCTAGGCATGATCAGCGAATACTTTGGTAAAATTCCAAAACCGACAAGGATATTACCTGCTACTTATACCCAGGAGCCGGTTCAGGATGGAGAAAGAACAGTGACTGTAAGGCGCACAGGAGATGTACAGATGGTGATGGCTGCCTATCATATTGCACCAGGTTCCCATGCAGACTATCCGCCGACGGAAGTACTAAATGAATATCTGACAGCAGAGCCTTACGGTAAGCTATACAAAAATTTGGTCGAGAAGAAAAAAGCCACCTCTGTTTTTAACCTTACCTTTCAGCTTCATGACCCGGGATATGCCATTTTGGGTATGGAAGTATTGAAGGAGAAGTCGGTGGAGGAGGCAAAAGCGGATTTTCTGGCTACCCTCGATTCGGCAGCCAAAGTGAAACCTTCTGCCGAGGATGTGGAAAGAGCTAAAACCGCTCTCCTGAAAAACTGGGACCTGACTTTCCGTAATTCTGAAAGGGTAGGGCTGGGCATCAGTGAGTTTATTGCTGTGGGTGACTGGCGGCTGGCTTATTTATTTAGGGATCAGATCAGGAAAGTTACGGCGGATGACGTTTTCAGGATTGCACAGTTGTATCTAAAACCCTCCAACCGAACCGTTGGGGTATTTATTCCCGAGGCCAACTCGTCCCGAACCGAAGTGCCCGAAGCGCCGGATGTTGCCGCTCTGGTAAAAGACTATAAAGGAGAGGCTCAGGTAGACCAGGGCGAAGCCTTTGATCCGTCGCCGGCTAATATTGATACCCGTACGGTGCGTGTAGAGAAACCGAACACCATTGAACTGGCCCTGTTACCAAAGAAAACACGTGGTAATGTGGTGGTAGGCCGGATTACCCTGCGTTATGGCGATGAGAAAAGTCTGATGAACAAAGGAGCAGTTCCGGCACTGACTGTATCGCTGCTGAACAAGGGTACCAAAACCAAAACTAACCAGCAGGTGAAGGATGAATTCGACAAACTGAATGCCCGTGTGGGTTTCAGCGGTGGCCCAAACCAGGTGATCGTAACCATAGAAACAACCAAAGCTAACCTGCCCGCTGTTATCAAACTGGTTACCGAAATATTAAAAGAGCCACGCCTGGATGCCGGAGAGTTTGAGAAAATTAAGGAAGAAGAAATCGCCGGTATAGAGTCGCAGAGGAGTGATCCCCAGGCTATTGCTTTTACGCAATACCAGCGGGCGGTTACACCGTTTCCAAAGGGTGATCCCAGGTACGTAGGTACTTTTGACGAAGACATTGCGGAGATAAAAGCAGCCACCATTGACCAGGTGAAACAGTTTTATAAAGATTTTTACGGGGCCAGTAATGCAACTGCGTCAATCGTGGGAGATTTTGACAAAGATGAAATTCAGAAACTTTTAACGAGCGGATTGGGAAGCTGGAAAAGTGCTAAACCTTTTAAAAGACTGGTGTCGCCTTTCGTTGCTGCAAAGCCCGAGAACACATCCATTGAAGCGCCGGACAAGGCCAATGCCTTTTTTGTAGCCGGTTTTCCTATGCCGTTGCAGGATACCGATCCGGACTATCCGGCTTTGATACTGGGTAATTATATGCTTGGCCAAGGGGTACTCAATTCCCGCTTATCCACCAGGATACGTCAGAAGGATGGTCTGAGTTATGGTGTATATTCACAATTATCCGCCAGCCCGCTGGATAAAAATGGGTCTTTTATGGCATACGCCATCTACGCACCGCAGAATGTAGAAAAGCTGGAACAGGCGTTTAAAGAGGAAGTGGAAAGAGCGGTTAAAGATGGATTTACAGCGGAAGAAATCAAAGCTGCCAAGTCCGGCTATCTCCAGTCGCGTCCGGTAGGCAGAGCGCAGGATGCGTCTCTTTCGGCCACGTTGAACAACAATCTTTACCTGGACCGTACCATGAACTGGGACGCGGATTTTGAGAAGAAAATCGAATCTCTCACACCTGAACAAATTAAGGCCGCTTTTAATAAATACATCGACTATAACAAGCTGGTGATCGTTAAGGCAGGAGACTTTGCCAAGGCTAAAAAAGGTGCAGCAGAAGCAACACCACCGGCGGCGGTGGGGGGCAGCGGTAAAAAGTAA
- a CDS encoding acyl-CoA thioesterase: protein MLFTADLANMPIEAESRVIIRFQDCDPLMHLNNSKYFEYFFNAREDQVSKLYGFSYEAMFRELRTSWVVYQHQIAYVRPALISEWVRITSRVIYFNEDTMVTEYFMTNDHRTQLKTVLWTTSKHISITDGKRTPHPKEVMDYLEATCVPGLDFPSLEFNSRIHAIKQSLATEV from the coding sequence ATGTTATTTACAGCTGACCTGGCAAATATGCCGATAGAGGCGGAGTCCAGAGTGATTATACGCTTTCAGGATTGTGACCCGCTCATGCACCTGAACAACTCCAAATACTTTGAATACTTTTTTAACGCCCGCGAAGACCAGGTTTCCAAATTATACGGTTTCAGCTACGAAGCCATGTTCCGGGAATTGCGTACCAGCTGGGTGGTGTATCAGCATCAGATCGCCTACGTGCGTCCGGCCCTGATCAGTGAATGGGTCAGGATCACCTCTCGGGTGATCTATTTCAATGAGGATACCATGGTGACTGAATATTTCATGACGAACGACCATCGTACCCAATTGAAAACAGTGCTCTGGACCACATCCAAGCACATCAGCATTACGGATGGCAAACGTACGCCTCACCCGAAGGAAGTGATGGATTACCTGGAAGCCACCTGTGTACCCGGACTGGATTTTCCTTCGCTTGAGTTCAACAGCCGTATTCATGCCATTAAACAATCTCTTGCTACGGAAGTTTAA